GATAGCTGTTCCTGTTACATCTCGATGATATTCTGCCGGTGGTGGCGGAGGGTCAGAACTCCATAAACCAGCCGATCGGATGTTCCACCATCTGCGTGAACGAGCCCGACTGCGTTAGTATTGTCGTGTGCCAGCACTCGCGAGGGGCGTTATTGATATCGGATTGTATGTTCTATATTGATTAGGAAATCCTTGCCCACACGGAGGACGCACTGGCCGAGGTGCTGAACCATTACTACTTCGTGTCGGCGCACATCATCTCCGACAGCCCGCAGGGCAAGTACAACGTGACCGAGGAGCGGTTCACCTCCCTTTGCTACGCCGGCCATCTGCCCGGCTACACGATGAACTACAACCACCATGGGCTGGTCTTCTCGATCAACACACTCAGCGCGAAAACGCTCTGCAGTGGTAAAACGCGTAAGTTTGCACCGGCGCATCGGTTGCTGAACAAGCTGCTCAAACAAGATccgcttgtttttcttctctgtgTAGCGCGCCATTTCATTACCAGGGCGCTGCTGTCGGCGGAAAACTTCATCCAGGCACAACAGATCCTGCGGGACAATGGTGTTGGGGCGGCGGACGGATGTTCGGTCAATATGACGTTCTTGAAGTAAGGTTTCCGCCGAACGCGTCGAATACCGAGTGGCAggtggaagcaactttcacctttctctttttcttcatctcacTACTGCAGGCAGGAAGGGGACCGGCTATTCCACAACGCTGAAATGGGGCCGGCCATGTCTGGAGACCAGTCGCAGCTGAACATCTTCACCGCCAGCCCGGGCGAGTGCATCATGCACGCGAACAAGTACCTCCGGCTGCCGGTGCCGGAAGTGACCGGGCTCATCATCGACTCGTCCGTCGAGCGGATGAAGACGTTCGGCGGCTTCCAGACGCCCCGCTCCGTGCACGACGTGATCAAGATGCTGGGCGACACGAGCGCCCAGGAGCACACGGTGTTCCGCGAGAACGGCTCCAAGGATGTCATCAAGACGGTGTGCGTCGGCATCTTCGACTGCATTCGCCGCACCTGGACGCTCTACTCGGACAACCCGAAGTTCAATGCACCGCTCGTCGTGTTACCGCTCGTGCTGAAGGACTAATGATTGACGGGTGACATCGAAACACACATCTCCGGCGGCGCTGACACGGTGGGTGTAATGTTTGGCAGGCGGCAACCGCGggcgaaattttcgaccaaccACTATACTTCACCTCTCACCACATGCCCCTTGTTCCACatgttatttttctaaattattttattatacttttaaCAATGGTGAAATATACTACGCTTATTCCACAAGGGAAAAGAAGTACCGGTTTCCCAGCAGCGTTTGCAATCCCGCCCGCTTGCGTGATGAccaatttcgttcgtttttgtatGTTCTCCATCGCCTACAGACCTATTGGTAGATGTCAGTTGTCGTTTTGGCGGGGGGAGCGGGGGCAGCAGGCATACTTCTCGAGGAAGGCTCGCAGAGGTCACAGACCGTGCAAACTAAAACGGGGTTTTCGGCAATTCGCAGCACCGCAAACTAACCCGTCTGCGTGCAATTAGCATCTTCCGTTTTGGTCCGCCTAAACGAAAACGAGCGACCACCACAACCCGTAGCGCCGAAATCGAAATACGAAATACGCGACGAAAACTAGAGGCCGCATGTGTGTCGATGATCTCACAGCATGATCAAAACCCCTTCCAGAGCACGGCTTAGCTGCATTTTAAAGCTCTTGGCTGTTGGTCTTTCCCTATCAGCTTCTACCTGAACCAGAAAAATCTTCCACCAACACGTTCATCACGATTCTAGCGTGCTCATT
This region of Anopheles coustani chromosome X, idAnoCousDA_361_x.2, whole genome shotgun sequence genomic DNA includes:
- the LOC131269711 gene encoding beta-alanyl-dopamine/carcinine hydrolase — its product is MSQLTITNIPRRQSIPILYTRGTHYDVGYDVGRTFGSIIKNFLQLSGPLNNSYLPLYHTEEGRKIYNATLESVKRSFPQYVRELEGTADGAQVEFHKLFLLHLDDILPVVAEGQNSINQPIGCSTICVNEPDCEILAHTEDALAEVLNHYYFVSAHIISDSPQGKYNVTEERFTSLCYAGHLPGYTMNYNHHGLVFSINTLSAKTLCSGKTPRHFITRALLSAENFIQAQQILRDNGVGAADGCSVNMTFLKQEGDRLFHNAEMGPAMSGDQSQLNIFTASPGECIMHANKYLRLPVPEVTGLIIDSSVERMKTFGGFQTPRSVHDVIKMLGDTSAQEHTVFRENGSKDVIKTVCVGIFDCIRRTWTLYSDNPKFNAPLVVLPLVLKD